A DNA window from Streptomyces sp. 71268 contains the following coding sequences:
- a CDS encoding alkaline shock response membrane anchor protein AmaP, which translates to MEVSRGRHWLNRTLLALLGLAGLAAGCWVAVAGLDARGQLPFALPSWWPSGHPRAALTDRLEAAGLRDHAWWPAAVLGCLTLGLLLLAGWLLAQTGPREPRRLPLHHPAPGAPGRAEPAPHAPTLRTSALSGVMAAQVTDLPGVRRARVRLTGGPRRPRARVTVVLDTGADPRAVLTALCAGPLTHARHSTGLPHLPSGLRLRVAPPGTRRAR; encoded by the coding sequence ATGGAGGTCAGTCGCGGACGCCACTGGCTGAACAGGACCCTGCTGGCCCTGCTCGGGCTCGCCGGCCTGGCCGCCGGGTGCTGGGTGGCGGTGGCGGGGCTCGACGCCCGCGGCCAACTGCCGTTCGCGCTCCCCTCGTGGTGGCCGAGCGGGCACCCGCGTGCCGCGCTCACCGACCGGCTGGAGGCGGCGGGGTTGCGCGACCACGCCTGGTGGCCGGCCGCCGTCCTCGGCTGCCTGACCCTCGGCCTGCTCCTCCTCGCGGGCTGGCTCCTCGCCCAGACCGGCCCGCGCGAGCCGCGACGCCTCCCCCTCCACCACCCCGCCCCCGGCGCGCCGGGCCGCGCCGAACCCGCCCCGCACGCCCCGACGCTGCGCACCTCCGCGCTGTCCGGGGTGATGGCCGCCCAGGTGACCGACCTGCCCGGGGTACGCCGGGCACGGGTACGCCTCACCGGCGGCCCGCGCCGCCCGCGCGCCCGCGTGACGGTGGTGCTCGACACGGGCGCCGACCCGCGCGCGGTACTGACCGCCCTGTGCGCCGGCCCCCTCACCCACGCCCGCCACAGCACCGGCCTCCCCCACCTCCCCTCGGGCCTCCGCCTACGCGTCGCACCCCCCGGAACGCGTCGGGCCCGGTGA
- a CDS encoding GNAT family N-acetyltransferase has translation MTTDSLRLRQVTTATDVEPALRRALVNCWVDVTNAGGAAGFPFPSIDAQHAAPALDALVDGLGARTSRLLVAMDGGRVAGWLTIRRDTFPLIAHWGTVHHVQTRPEVRGRGIGGALMKETRRIARDEMSLEQLRLAVRGGAGLETFYGRLGWQEIGRWPAALRLTPTDDRDEVLMLLSPL, from the coding sequence ATGACCACCGACTCCCTGCGGCTACGGCAGGTAACCACCGCCACCGACGTCGAACCGGCCCTGCGGCGGGCACTCGTCAACTGCTGGGTGGACGTGACCAACGCCGGCGGGGCGGCCGGTTTCCCCTTCCCGTCCATCGACGCCCAGCACGCCGCCCCGGCCCTCGACGCCCTCGTCGACGGCCTCGGCGCGCGAACCTCCCGACTCCTGGTGGCCATGGACGGCGGGCGGGTGGCGGGCTGGCTGACCATCCGTCGCGACACCTTCCCCCTCATCGCGCACTGGGGCACCGTGCACCACGTCCAGACCCGCCCCGAGGTCCGCGGGCGCGGCATCGGCGGCGCGCTGATGAAAGAGACCCGTCGGATCGCCCGCGACGAGATGAGCCTGGAACAACTGCGTTTGGCCGTACGCGGCGGAGCCGGCTTGGAGACCTTCTACGGGCGGCTCGGCTGGCAGGAGATCGGCCGCTGGCCCGCCGCCCTGCGGCTGACCCCCACGGACGACCGCGACGAGGTCCTCATGCTGCTCAGCCCCCTGTGA
- a CDS encoding Asp23/Gls24 family envelope stress response protein, with protein sequence MTTPKTATPAINEPRTGATKPAAGSASGTTTLKDSSGADSQPATRGKTSIADGVVEKIAGMAAREVSGVHALGGGLARTLGAVRERVPGGRPNVTSGVKVEVGERQTAIDLDIVVEYGVPITDVAADIRENVIAAVERMTGLEVVEVNIAVIDVHLPFDEEDNDDEARVQ encoded by the coding sequence ATGACGACACCGAAGACGGCCACCCCCGCCATCAACGAGCCCCGCACCGGCGCCACCAAGCCCGCCGCCGGCTCCGCCTCCGGCACCACCACCCTCAAGGACTCCTCGGGCGCCGACAGCCAGCCCGCCACCCGTGGCAAGACCTCCATCGCCGACGGCGTCGTCGAGAAGATCGCCGGCATGGCCGCCCGCGAGGTCTCCGGCGTCCACGCACTCGGCGGCGGCCTCGCCCGCACCCTCGGCGCCGTCCGCGAGCGCGTCCCGGGCGGACGCCCGAACGTCACCAGCGGCGTCAAGGTCGAGGTCGGCGAGCGCCAGACCGCCATCGACCTCGACATCGTCGTCGAGTACGGCGTCCCCATCACCGACGTCGCCGCCGACATCCGCGAGAACGTCATCGCCGCCGTCGAGCGCATGACCGGCCTTGAGGTCGTCGAGGTCAACATCGCCGTCATCGACGTCCACCTCCCCTTCGACGAGGAGGACAACGACGACGAGGCCCGCGTCCAGTAG
- a CDS encoding DUF6286 domain-containing protein → MSTLSEPEPPKSPARGRTPHRAWSARRGPAAVLALLGSAACGMLLYDQVAMGYGQPAAPWRTHTKDWLADTPGTSGWVIGAAAILAVLGVYLMVIALTPGGRRRLPMAPPAPSVRAVLDRAGAATLLREAALRTPGVTSARVRVRGRRRARVRVTVAYGEVAAVRAALHEELLAATDRLGLADPPRIRLRLTAAPTPAPARHGNDPLAHGAPPAPEAR, encoded by the coding sequence GTGAGCACACTGTCCGAACCCGAGCCGCCCAAGAGCCCGGCGCGCGGCCGGACCCCCCACCGCGCCTGGTCGGCCCGGCGCGGCCCGGCCGCCGTACTCGCCCTGCTCGGCTCCGCCGCCTGCGGCATGCTCCTGTACGACCAGGTGGCCATGGGATACGGCCAACCCGCCGCACCCTGGCGCACGCACACCAAGGACTGGCTGGCGGACACCCCCGGCACCAGCGGCTGGGTGATCGGCGCCGCCGCCATACTGGCCGTCCTCGGCGTGTACCTCATGGTCATCGCCCTCACCCCCGGTGGCCGCCGCCGGCTGCCGATGGCGCCCCCGGCGCCCTCCGTACGCGCCGTGCTCGACCGGGCCGGCGCCGCGACCCTGCTGCGCGAGGCGGCCCTGCGCACGCCCGGGGTCACCTCGGCCCGGGTGCGCGTACGCGGCCGGCGCCGGGCCCGCGTGCGGGTGACGGTGGCCTACGGCGAGGTCGCGGCGGTACGCGCCGCGCTCCACGAGGAACTACTCGCCGCCACGGACCGCCTCGGCCTGGCCGACCCGCCCCGCATCCGCCTCCGCCTCACCGCCGCCCCCACCCCGGCCCCCGCCCGGCACGGAAACGATCCGCTCGCACACGGCGCACCGCCGGCACCCGAAGCGCGGTAG